Proteins from a genomic interval of Aspergillus flavus chromosome 7, complete sequence:
- a CDS encoding putative glutamine synthetase, with translation MATNVTLENLSSLLADDIKVKVAGIDCDGILRGKVMSKEKFLGIAEKGFGFSSAVFGWDMQDVLYTTDANIAPKDSGYVDFIAVPDLSTFRRIPWEDDIPFFLVRFIQNGQTVSADGRNMLKSICDKLAAENCQGMAGVELEFMNFQTPSEDGYSNGSQTQNIAAFLEKNTPGSLRPITAGSFSYSATRPVAFKKYFYDIFNTCAQINCGIEGWHTEGGPGVYEAALKVCDVREMADRVSLFKLLAKSIGVEHGITPCFMAKPIQGQPGSSGHIHVSLCDLDGKNLFARETPDDNAPWPDAVGLSDLGRQFLAGLLEALPDIMPLFAPTINSYKRLVENFWAPVNVSWGLEDRMASIRLITPPVCKPGATRFEVRIPGADLHPHYALAVILAAGWRGVQKKLEIKVPPVSAMKKDNTRPELLPNTLEEALKRFNAADSVAREILDGEFVDFFTATREHELRVWREAVTDWEFKRYIETV, from the exons ATGGCCACAAACGTCACATTAGAGAACCTGTCGAGTCTCCTGGCCGACGATATCAAAGTCAAGGTCGCTGGCATTGACTGCGATGGCATCCTCCGCGGCAAAGTCATGTCCAAGGAGAAATTCCTAGGCATTGCGGAAAAGGGATTCGGGTTCAGCTCTGCAGTTTTTGGCTGGGACATGCAGGATGTCCTCTATACAACCGATGCCAACATTGCGCCCAAGGACTCTGGGTATGTGGACTTTATCGCAGTTCCAGATTTGAGCACATTTAGGAGGATACCCTGGGAGGATGAcatccccttcttcttggtgcGGTTTATTCAGAACGGTCAAACTGTTTCTGCAGATGGCCGGAATATGCTCAAATCGATATGCGATAAGCTTGCGGCAGAGAACTGTCAGGGAATGGCCGGTG TGGAATTGGAGTTCATGAACTTCCAAACCCCCTCAGAAGACGGATACAGCAACGGCTCCCAAACCCAGAATATCGCAGCCTTCCTCGAAAAGAACACCCCTGGATCTCTGCGCCCTATAACTGCAGGCAGTTTCTCCTACAGCGCAACGCGACCAGTGGCGTTcaagaaatatttttacGACATCTTCAATACCTGCGCACAAATAAACTGTGGAATCGAGGGGTGGCATACGGAGGGAGGACCAGGCGTATATGAAGCA GCCCTCAAAGTATGCGACGTTCGCGAAATGGCAGACAGAGTATCCTTATTCAA GCTACTGGCGAAATCAATAGGTGTTGAGCACGGCATCACTCCCTGTTTCATGGCCAAGCCGATCCAAGGTCAACCAGGCAGCTCCGGTCACATCCACGTTTCGCTTTGCGATCTCGACGGCAAGAACCTGTTTGCTCGGGAGACTCCCGACGACAACGCCCCCTGGCCTGATGCAGTTGGGCTGTCGGATCTGGGCCGCCAATTCCTCGCTGGTCTTCTGGAAGCTCTACCCGACATCATGCCTCTATTCGCACCGACCATCAACTCCTACAAACGGCTAGTGGAGAACTTCTGGGCGCCCGTGAATGTGAGCTGGGGTCTAGAGGACCGAATGGCCTCGATCCGTCTCATTACACCACCAGTATGTAAGCCTGGCGCGACGAGATTTGAGGTCCGTATTCCTGGAGCGGACTTGCACCCCCACTATGCACTCGCTGTTATCCTCGCCGCGGGCTGGCGCGGTGTACAAAAGAAGCTGGAGATCAAGGTACCGCCTGTGTCGGCCATGAAGAAGGATAACACTCGTCCGGAATTATTGCCAAACActcttgaagaagctttgaAGCGCTTCAACGCTGCTGATAGTGTTGCACGCGAGATACTGGATGGGGAGTTTGTGGACTTCTTCACCGCAACTCGTGAGCATGAGTTGCGGGTGTGGAGAGAGGCTGTGACTGACTG GGAGTTTAAGCGGTACATTGAGACAGTGTAG
- a CDS encoding dienelactone hydrolase: protein MATISINAPGATGFLYNNASGKARLCISAETPDFDTETLRNWRDEGFDVIYVPYDGDQREYVARLKSVKEGLGVGENYAVLAFGDAASFCLDYYLKPTNCSRLCALVTYYPTNIPDTRSRYPPSVRILTHLAGTTVDVTTIPTLVGLQGKKKRRTRQINPGMGTGERLNIGHTAYTYEYVQPGFAEHDLDEYDRLACDLAFSRTLQVLRRGFNKDIDLEERWEEHLEAKFFSMNLSNTMEAYVSHINPAVTYVPTVSGGIGNHALRRFYEQNFLRQLPPSMRLRLISRTIGVDRVADELHATFQHTQEVPWMLPGVPPTNKQVEVILVSIVSLRAGRLYSEHVYWDQASVLVQVGLLDPKLVPQGVHGVDRLPVVGREAARRILDENPEVEKKEYHNRLIRRAKAKKKGKDGVTPGVDESGTEYFKSEAEKPLENGKGKGKTVQKQPPEHGPEGNESHRNDNTEDNQDNKEEEDGQDRAQTPTPSKGSASVEDANDEE from the exons ATGGCCACCATTTCCATCAACGCACCGGGAGCAACAGGCTTCCTATACAACAACGCCTCCGGTAAAGCGCGACTGTGCATTTCGGCTGAGACGCCGGATTTCGACACGGAGACGTTGCGGAACTGGCGCGATGAGGGCTTCGATGTGATCTATGTCCCATATGATGGTGACCAAAGAGAGTATGTTGCCCGACTAAAGAGTGTAAAGGAAGGACTGGGGGTCGGAGAGAATTATGCCGTGCTTG CCTTCGGAGACGCTGCCTCATTCTGTTTGGACTATTACCTGAAACCCACCAACTGTAGTCGACTTTGCGCTTTGGTCACCTATTATCCCACCAACATTCCCGACACCCGGTCGCGGTACCCACCTTCCGTCCGGATCTTGACGCATTTGGCGGGGACCACTGTCGACGTGACAACTATTCCGACTTTGGTGGGACTgcaggggaagaagaagcggagaaCTCGACAGATCAATCCGGGTATGGGAACCGGCGAGCGGTTGAACATCGGCCATACGGCGTATACGTATGAGTATGTGCAGCCCGGATTCGCAGAGCATGATCTAGACGAGTATGATCGACTGGCGTGCGACCTGGCGTTTAGTCGAACGTTGCAGGTTCTGCGGAGAGGATTCAACAAGGATATTGACCTGGAAGAAAGATGGGAGGAACATCTTGAAG CCAAGTTCTTCTCCATGAATCTGTCCAACACAATGGAAGCATATGTGAGCCATATCAACCCCGCCGTGACATACGTCCCCACGGTAAGCGGGGGCATCGGCAACCACGCTCTGCGGCGGTTCTACGAGCAGAACTTCCTGCGTCAGCTACCGCCTTCGATGCGGTTGCGGTTAATTTCACGGACAATCGGGGTTGACCGGGTGGCTGATGAACTGCACGCGACATTCCAGCACACACAGGAGGTTCCTTGGATGTTGCCCGGTGTGCCGCCTACTAATAAGCAGGTGGAAGTTATCCTCGTTAGCATTGTCAGCCTGCGGGCGGGTAGACTGTACTCTGAGCATGTATATTGGGATCAGGCTAGTGTTCTGGTCCAGGTCGGATTGCTGGATCCAAAGCTTGTCCCTCAGGGGGTACATGGAGTTGATCGGTTGCCTGTAGTTGGACGGGAGGCTGCTAGACGGATTTTGGATGAGAATCCCGAggttgaaaagaaagagtacCACAACCGATTGATTCGCAGAGCGAAAGctaagaagaaaggaaaggacggTGTGACGCCTGGAGTAGACGAATCTGGGACGGAATACTTCAAAAGCGAAGCTGAGAAGCCGCTAGAGAACGGCAAGGGCAAGGGAAAGACGGTTCAAAAACAGCCACCAGAGCATGGACCGGAGGGTAACGAGAGCCACAGGAACGACAATACAGAGGATAACCAGGACaacaaggaggaggaagatggacAAGATAGGGCTCAAACACCTACTCCGTCCAAGGGCTCTGCATCAGTGGAAGATGCAAATGACGAAGAATGA
- a CDS encoding putative glutamine synthetase (GMP synthase), which produces MTRIIRVAILETDTPIDPILARYGTYGAIFNRWLNTGLQGLTVTDTEIQTTIWDVVNKSEYPKPGDFDALLMTGSRHDAHADVPWIIELVKYVHDIHEQHKKPIVGICFGHQIVARALGARVGRNDEGWEISVEPFQLTDTGKQLFSKDSLDIHQMHRDIVYDVPRGCVNLGSSPRCKVQGLYMPQRVLALQGHPEYDEFVMTELINLRHAVGVFDAELAKDGLSRAGKQHDGALIAKIACKHILGEI; this is translated from the exons ATGACGCGCATCATCCGAGTTGCTATCCTGGAGACCGACACGCCCATTGACCCCATCCTCGCTCGCTATGGGACCTACGGCGCGATTTTCAATCGTTGGTTGAATACAGGACTCCAAGGGCTTACAGTTACTGATACCGAGATTCAAACAACTATTTGGGATGTGGTGAACAAATCTGAATATCCTAAACCGGGGGACTTCGACGCACTCTTGATGACAGGGAGCA GACACGATGCGCATGCAGACGTACCATGGATCATTGAGTTGGTGAAGTACGTCCATGACATACACGAGCAGCACAAGAAGCCCATTGTCGGTATATGTTTTGGACACCAGATTGTTGCGCGTGCTCTCGGAGCACGTGTGGGCCGGAACGACGAGGGATGGGAGATCTCGGTCGAGCCATTCCAGTTGACTGATACTGGGAAGCAGCTGTTCTCGAAGGATTCATTG GATATACATCAGATGCACCGGGATATTGTTTACGACGTTCCTCGAGGATGCGTGAATCTTGGATCTAGTCCTCGATGCAAGGTGCAAGGACTCTATATGCCACAGCGTGTTCTGGCCTTACAAGGTCATCCGGAGTATGATGAGTTTGTGATGACGGAGCTGATCAACCTTCGACATGCGGTGGGAGTTTTCGATGCCGAGCTCGCTAAAGATGGATTATCAAGAGCCGGGAAACAGCATGATGGTGCGCTCATTGCGAAGATCGCTTGTAAACATATTCTTGgtgaaatataa